The genomic interval CCGGTCAGCAGTACCGCGTCCGGGACCGCCTCGCCGAGGCCGCTGACCCATTCCTCCACCGCGAACGAGTCGTCCGCGTCCAGCAGTCCGGGCAGGGCCGTCGTTCCGTCGAATGCGAGGAAGAGCGTGCCCAGCGCAACGAAGAAGAGCCCGGACAGCAGCGAGGTGGTGTGCAGTTCGAAGCGGCCGAGCCGGAACGCCCGCCCTCGCAGCCACTGCCGGTTACCCAGTTCGAAGCGCTCCCACAGCAGTGCAAGCAGGAACAGTGGTACGGCCATGCCCAACGCGTAGACGGCCAGCAGCAGTCCGCCGTACACCGGGGTGCCGCTGACCGCAGCCACCGTGAGGACGCTGCCGAGGATCGGGCCCGCACAGAAGCCCGCCAGGCCGTAGACCGCGCCCAGTGCGTACACCGAAACCGCCGTCGTGGGCCGGATACGGCCGGACAGGGCGGCGATACGGCGCGACGCGAAGCCCATGCCGAGGATCTGCGCGAGGCCCAGCGCGATGATCAGCCAGCCGCCGGCGAGGACCAGCTGGTCGCGGTGCCCGTAGAAGAGCCGCCCGGCGTACGAGCCGGCCGCGCCCAGCGGCACGAGGGTGGTCGCCAGTCCGGCGTAGAAGATCCCGGTCCTGGCCATGAGGCGTGACGTCGAGTCGATCGAGTACGCGAAGAAGGCCGGGAGCAGGAGTGCGCTGCACGGGCTGAGCAGGGCGAGGAGGCCGCCGAGGAAGGCGGCGAGGTAGCCGATGTCGGAGCTCACTTCGCTGCCTTCTCCGTCTTGGCCGACCTCTCTGCCTGCTCCGCCTTCGCTGCCTTCGCCGCCGTCTCGATCGCCTCGGTGAAGGTCGCTGCGGGCTGGGCGCCGGCGATCGGCCTGCCGTTGACGAGGAAGGACGGTGTGGAGGTGGCACCCAGCTCGTACGCCTCCTCCTGGTCCTTCAGCACGGCCTGCGCGGCGGCTTCACTGCCGGCGTCGCGTGTGAAACGGGTGATGTCCTTCACACCGGCCTGCTCGGCGAGCGCCTTGAGCCGGTCGTCCCCGAAGCCCTTCTCCTTCGCGCCGTCGGCGTACGCCGCCGCGTGGAACTGCCAGAAGCGGCCCTGCTGCCCGGCCGCCCAGGAGCCTCGGGCGGCCGCCTCGGAGTCCTTGCCGAAGATGGGGAAGTTGCGCCACTCGATGCGGAGGGTCCCGGCGTCGACGTACTTCTTCACGAGGGCGGGCTCGGTGTCGCGGGCGAACTTCCCGCAATAGCCGCACCTGAAGTCGGCGTACTCGATGAGCACGACAGGCGCGTCGGCCCGGCCCAGGGCGAGGGGGTCCTTGGCCTCGCGCCGGGCGAGCTTCGCGAGCTCGGCGTAGACGCCGGTCTGCGGGTCGGCCGAGACGTCGGCGGCGGGGGTTGCCGGGGCCTGCGCCGGCTTGGTGGAGGTGTACGAGACGACACCGAGGAGGATCGCGGCGGCTGCGACGCCCGCGGCTATGGCGACGGACTTGGAGCGGGTACGGGAGGAGGAGGTCATGGGTTTTCGGTACTCCTGGAGGAAATGCGGGGCGGCGTGAAAGTGGGGGCGTGGGGCGCGGCGAATCGAGGCGCGGTCGCTTGCCGGGGCCGGGGGCGGGGCCTCATTTCCCCACCCCTTCCCCAAGCTCTCAACTTCGTTCGAGCAGGGGAGACCCCACTCTTCCCGGCTGTGACATTTGCGGCTCCGCCGCGTGAGGGGGGCAAGCCCCCGGACGCCCGGACGCCCTACGGCTGAAATGCCGAGGACCGGGGTCTGGGGCGGAGCCCCCACGCGGCGGCAGCCGCAAAATGTCACAGCGGGAAGGGGCGGGGTGGGGAAAGAAGTCCGCCGCAGGGCCGCCCGCCCTAAACGCGTAGGACCGACAGGCCTATCGGCGTCGGCGGGTCGCGCGGCGGCGGGCGGCGGTCGACCGCGGGCTGCGGGACCAGGGCGTCGGCGCCCCAGGAGCCGTTCCCGGCCCTGGCGTCGTACAGGGCGGGCAGCAGCTCGTACGCCGCCCCACTCCGCGGCGGCGCAGCCGGCACGCTCCCCACGCCGTCCCCGTGCTTCTCACGGCAGCCGGGCTCCCGATCCTCGCCGGAGACGGGGACGGAGACAGCAACGGGGACGGGGACGGGGACAGAGACGGAAGCGACCACCTCGGTCGCACCCGGCGCTTCGCCCGCAGGCGCAGGCGCAGGCGCACCCCCAGCCACCGCAAACAGCAACGGGAGCAGCAGCAGCCCGAGCAGCACACCCAGCACCCCACCACGCCACCCGAACCCGCGGCTGACCTGCTGCATAGCTCAAGGTCTCCCGTCCGGGCGCATCGCCGCATCGTGTCCCCAGAAGCGTAAAGGGAAATGGGTTCGCCACTCGCAACCGCCGGGTGAGATCCTGAACCAGGTATGTCTACTTCCTTCGCCGACCTCCAGACCGCACTCGGAGGGCTGCCGCTCCGCGACGCCCACCGGCTCGGCCGCCGTCTCGACGGCGCCCGTCGCATCCGCAAGCCCGAGGCCCGGCAGGCCGTGCTGGACGATATCGCCGCCGAGGCGGAGAAGTCCGCCGCCCGCCTGGCACAGCGGGCTGCCCGAATGCCCGGGATCACGTATCCCGAGGCGCTGCCCGTCAGCCAGCGCAAGGACGACATCGCCGAGGCGATACGCGACCACCAGGTCGTGATCGTCGCGGGCGAGACCGGCTCCGGCAAGACCACCCAGATCCCCAAGATCTGTATGGAGCTGGGCCGTGGCGTGAAGGGCATGATCGGCCACACCCAGCCCCGCCGCATCGCCGCCCGCACCGTCGCCGAACGCATCGCGGACGAGCTGAAGACCCCGCTCGGCGAGGCGGTCGGCTGGAAGGTCCGGTTCACCGACCAGGTCAACCCGGACGCGACCTTCGTGAAGCTGATGACGGACGGCATCCTGCTGGCCGAGATCCAGACGGACCGCGACCTCCGCGCGTACGACACGATCATCATCGACGAGGCCCACGAGCGGTCCCTCAACATCGACTTCCTGCTGGGCTACCTCGCCCAGCTCCTCCCGAAGCGCCCGGACCTCAAGGTCGTGATCACCTCCGCGACCATCGACCCCGAGCGCTTCTCCCGTCACTTCGGCGACGCCCCGATCGTCGAGGTCAGCGGCCGTACGTACCCGGTCGAGGTCCGCTACCGCCCGCTGCTCGAAGAGGACAGCGACGACGTCGACCGCGACCAGATCACCGCGATCGCCGACGCCGTCGACGAGCTCCAGTCCGAGGGCCCGGGCGACATCCTGGTCTTCCTCTCCGGCGAGCGCGAGATCCGCGACACCGCGGACGCGCTGAACAAGAAGAACCTCAGACACACCGAGGTCCTCCCCCTCTACGCCCGCCTCTCGCACGCCGAGCAGCACCGCGTCTTCCAGCGGCACACGGGCCGCCGCATCGTCCTCGCCACGAACGTCGCCGAGACATCCCTCACCGTCCCCGGCATCAAGTACGTGATCGACCCGGGCACCGCCCGTATCTCCCGCTACAGCCACCGCACCAAGGTCCAGCGCCTGCCGATCGAGCGGATCAGCCAGGCCAGCGCCAACCAGCGCAAGGGCCGTTGCGGCCGTACGTCCGACGGCATCTGCATCCGGCTGTACGACGAGGACGACTTCATCACGCGCCCCGAGTTCACGGACGCCGAGATCCTGCGTACGAATCTCGCGTCCGTCATCCTCCAGATGACGGCGGCCGGTCTCGGCGACATCGAGAAGTTCCCCTTCATCGACCCGCCGGACCACCGCAACATCC from Streptomyces spiramyceticus carries:
- a CDS encoding cytochrome c biogenesis CcdA family protein, coding for MSSDIGYLAAFLGGLLALLSPCSALLLPAFFAYSIDSTSRLMARTGIFYAGLATTLVPLGAAGSYAGRLFYGHRDQLVLAGGWLIIALGLAQILGMGFASRRIAALSGRIRPTTAVSVYALGAVYGLAGFCAGPILGSVLTVAAVSGTPVYGGLLLAVYALGMAVPLFLLALLWERFELGNRQWLRGRAFRLGRFELHTTSLLSGLFFVALGTLFLAFDGTTALPGLLDADDSFAVEEWVSGLGEAVPDAVLLTGVVTLVALALSLRTWRRTRREAAEGREG
- a CDS encoding DsbA family protein, with translation MTSSSRTRSKSVAIAAGVAAAAILLGVVSYTSTKPAQAPATPAADVSADPQTGVYAELAKLARREAKDPLALGRADAPVVLIEYADFRCGYCGKFARDTEPALVKKYVDAGTLRIEWRNFPIFGKDSEAAARGSWAAGQQGRFWQFHAAAYADGAKEKGFGDDRLKALAEQAGVKDITRFTRDAGSEAAAQAVLKDQEEAYELGATSTPSFLVNGRPIAGAQPAATFTEAIETAAKAAKAEQAERSAKTEKAAK